In Etheostoma cragini isolate CJK2018 chromosome 9, CSU_Ecrag_1.0, whole genome shotgun sequence, the following are encoded in one genomic region:
- the LOC117950782 gene encoding nardilysin-like — translation MPQTNKSASSGGAQGQVSSPDQGEPPPPPSPPPQEVRAPVAAGDGGAAGGAAADDQGDAEIIRSPSDPKKYRPGSSHLSSASLKYFLCTSNWKMVLSQSVEALSLPPCFFRKASKPFSAGSSKSLSCSSSSSSSSSSSDPSPESPSSSAFASPSSSSPSSVSVSPSPSSLPPCPSPPLKSEMRSALCCCRVKPLHYISWLIGHEGPGSILSLLRRKCWALALFGGNSETGFDQNSTYSIFSISITLTNQGYQNFYQVVHFVFQYLKMLQTLGPQQRIYEEIQKIEANEFHYQEQTDPIEFVENICENMQLFPKEDYLTGDQLMFEFDPQFLLLLLLLLLLLLLRLRPAATDFTLKESDCPDSEFPIRIVNNERGRLWYKKDNKFKIPKAYIRFNLISPIIQKSPENLVLFDLFVNILAHNLAEPAYEADVAQLEYKLVAGEHGLVIRLKGFNHKLPLLLRLIVDHLADFSADPGVFNMFSEQLKKTYFNILIKPERLGKDVRLQILEHSRWSVVQKYRAVTAGLTVDDLAAFAAGLKAALYVEGLVQGNFTSTESKEFLQYFIDLNTCSLAGVSPGLMGVFVLQSGLKNLREHALMELMVMHMEEPCFDFLRTKETLGYQVYPTCRNTSGVLGFSITVETQATKFSTEFVEAKIEEFLASFGERLSGLSEDAFRTQVTALIKLKECEDAHLGEEVDRNWFEVVTQQYVFKRLNKEIEALKLFSQEELVSWFLEHRNTNSRKLSVHVVGFGVEENDPTEPSAGCGPTTPDNPPHPPHPPSSSYGEVSELTFLPSSSPDATLITDIRAFTSSLPLHPYHKILS, via the exons ATGCCTCAGACCAACAAGTCAGCGAGCAGTGGTGGCGCACAAGGACAGGTGTCGTCTCCAGACCAGGGCGAGCCCCCCCCGCCGCCGTCACCGCCACCACAGGAAGTCAGGGCCCCGGTGGCGGCTGGAGACGGGGGGGCAGCTGGAGGAGCAGCTGCAGACGACCAGGGAGACGCAGAGATCATCAGGTCACCCAGCGACCCCAAGAAATACAG ACCCGGGTCGTCTCACCTGTCGAGCGCCTCTCTGAAATACTTCCTCTGCACGTCGAACTGGAAGATGGTTCTCTCGCAGTCGGTGGAGGCGTTGTCGCTGCCGCCGTGCTTCTTCAGGAAGGCGTCGAAGCCGTTCTCCGCCGG CTCGTCGAAGTCGCTgtcctgctcttcttcttcgtcctcctcctcgtcctcgtccGACCCCTCGCCGGAGTCTCCTTCCTCCTCAGCTTTCGCCTCTCCCTCCTCgtcctccccctcctctgtcTCCGTCTCCCCCTCTCCGTCTTCGCTGCCTCCCTGTCCGTCCCCCCCGCTGAAGTCGGAGATGAGGAGCGCTC TTTGTTGTTGCAGAGTGAAGCCGCTGCACTACATCTCCTGGCTGATCGGACACGAAGGCCCCGGCAGCATCCTGTCTCTGCTCCGCAGGAA gtGCTGGGCTCTGGCTCTGTTTGGGGGAAACAGTGAGACGGGGTTCGACCAGAACTCCACCTACTCCAtcttctccatctccatcaCCCTCACCAACCAGGGCTACCAGAACTTCTACCAG GTCGTCCATTTTGTGTTCCAGTACCTGAAGATGCTCCAGACTCTCGGCCCCCAGCAGAG GATCTACGAGGAAATTCAGAAGATCGAAGCCAACGAGTTCCACTACCAGGAGCAG ACGGATCCCATCGAGTTTGTGGAGAACATCTGTGAGAACATGCAGCTGTTTCCCAAAGAGGACTATCTGACCGGAGACCAGCTCATGTTTGAGTTTGACCCGCAG tttctacttcttcttcttcttcttcttcttcttcttcttctccgtCTTCGTCCTGCAGCGACCGACTTCACCCTGAAGGAGTCGGACTGTCCCGACTCCGAGTTTCCGATCCGGATCGTGAACAACGAGCGCGGCCGCCTGTGGTACAAGAAGGACAACAAGTTCAAGATCCCCAAGG CTTACATTCGTTTCAACCTGATCTCCCCGATCATTCAGAAGAGTCCTGAGAA TCTGGTTCTGTTCGACCTCTTCGTTAACATCCTGGCCCACAACCTGGCGGAGCCGGCCTACGAGGCCGACGTGGCTCAGCTGGAGTACAAGCTGGTGGCGGGCGAGCACGGCCTGGTGATCCGCCTGAAGGGCTTCAACCACAAGCTGCCG CTGCTGTTGAGACTGATCGTGGATCACCTGGCGGACTTCAGCGCCGACCCGGGCGTCTTCAACATGTTctcagagcagctgaagaaAACCTACTTCAACATCCTCATCAAACCGGAGAGACTCGGCAA ggacGTCCGTCTGCAGATCCTGGAGCACAGCCGCTGGTCGGTGGTCCAGAAGTACCGGGCCGTCACCGCGGGCCTGACCGTCGACGACCTCGCGGCGTTCGCCGCCGGGCTGAAGGCGGCGCTGTACGTCGAGGGGCTGGTGCAGGGGAACTTCACCAGCacg GAATCCAAAGAGTTTCTGCAATATTTCATTGA TCTGAACACTTGTTCCCTCGCTGGTGTTTCTCCCGGTTTgatgggtgtgtttgtgttgcagtcGGGGCTGAAGAACCTCCGAGAACACGCTCTGATGGAGCTGATGGTG ATGCACATGGAGGAGCCGTGCTTCGACTTCCTCAGGACGAAGGAAACCCTCGG GTACCAGGTGTACCCGACCTGCAGGAACACCTCGGGGGTTCTGGGATTCTCCATCACCGTCGAGACTCAGGCCACAAAGTTCAG CACCGAGTTTGTGGAGGCGAAGATCGAGGAGTTCCTGGCGAGCTTCGGCGAGCGTCTGTCGGGTCTGAGCGAGGACGCCTTCAGGACGCAGGTGACGGCTCTCATCAAGCTGAAGGAGTGCGAGGACGCTCACCTGGGAGAGGAAGTGGACAGGAACTGGTTCGAGGTCGTCACGCAGCAGTACGTCTTCAAGAGGCTCAACAAGGAG ATCGAGGCCCTGAAGCTGTTCTCTCAGGAGGAGCTGGTCTCCTGGTTCCTGGAGCACAGAAACACCAACAGCAGGAAGCTCAGCGTGCAT GTCGTTGGTTTTGGGGTGGAGGAGAACGACCCAACAGAGCCGAGCGCCGGCTGCGGCCCGACAACCCCCgacaaccccccccaccccccccaccccccctcctcgTCCTACGGGGAAGTGAGCGAGCTGACCTTCCTGCCGTCCTCCTCGCCGGACGCCACGCTCATCACCGACATCAGAGCGTTCACCTCGTCCCTGCCGCTCCACCCGTACCACAAAATCCTCAGCTAG